TTATCCGATTTGGCTTGTTGAAGAGCCTGAATCCTTTTTGCATGCAGATATTATTTTCAAGTTGGGATATTTGCTCTGTTCAGATCTGTGGTTGGACAGTATTCAAATGTTAGTGTCAACTCATTCTCCTTTACTACTCGCCACATCAAAACAAAACGCAGAAAGGATAATGTGGTTTACTATCGATAGTCATTCTCCCATTGAAAGCAAGTTGGTATCCAACTGGACAAACGATGAAGTAAAGGAGATTGGCCTCCTAATGGGTGATCCGAATTTTGACATATATTTTAGAACATCTGAAGCACAAAGGCTCCTCATTATTGAAGACTCGAAGGAGATTACAGAGCAGAAGCTTATTGAATCGGGAATCGATATTACGCAAAGACTTAGTGGCGTTACAGAACTAAAAAGATATTTTGATGTCTTGCGTGCTGTTGATGTAAGTATGGGGAGAAGTATCTTTTTCCTCGTAGATAATGACGACGGAGGTAAAGAATTTAGAAGCTCATTGGAAGTAGGAGAAGAAGTGAAAAAAACAGCAAGTGGATTTATCAAATATAAATTTGAAAATAATGTCTATTTGATTCTTTTTCCAGAAGGGTATGCGATGGAAGAGCTTTTTAAAGAGCACGATTCAATAGTTGAAAGCTGCGCAAATCAGGTGTTTAATGCAACACATACTAGAGCTATGTCAGACGGGGCGGTCCCCGCTAAGCTGTCACGAACTCATGCACATATAAGAAGTAAAACTGCAAGAGGATTAGATGATGCGAAGAAAATGATCCGTAATACGCAAGATGTTAAAGACATATTCTGGAATCAGGTTGAAGAACGAGGACTTCAAATTGACCAAACTCTTGCGAAAGAGATAAAGAGCTTAATTAATTGATTTGAACCTTAAAAAATAGAGCCTAAAACGGAATAAAAGTATTGATGCTTCTGGAATAAGTTAGGACCTGTGTTAATCAATCGAGTTTTAAGAATTTGATTTTTTGATTTAAAGACAAGATGAGCAAGTAAAGGCAGATGATTTTTGAGAAGTATCCGAAATAACAAATAGAGAATCCATGTGCATTACCTTTTTGTCTTTTTCACAGACTCTTCAACTTTTGCCATAAATTTTGAAAGAGGAATATTATAATATTCGCAAAGCAGGCTTAGGTTACTAATAGAAATATTTCCAACAGCGGTTTCTATTCGGCCTATATGAATAGAGATATCGGTTTTGATTTTTATATCGTTGACAACCTCCTCCTGGCTAAGTCCGAGCTTTTCCCGAAGCTGCTTTGCCACGATAGCAATGCCTGTTAATAGTTCGTCATTCCGATATTGACTCATGATTACAAAGGGAAGCGGAAAAAAAGTTTTAAACAATGACATATTTGTCATTTTTGTTTTATATCTTTGGGTTGTTATATTTTTGAATTTCTTCTTAGAGGAAAAAAGAAGCAATTCGCTTAAAATCTCGAATAGAAAACTGGTAATTTTCAAAGGAACGGGAGAATAAGTGGACTGTCTACGTTATGGCGTGGGCTCTCTTATCCGTTCCGGGTATACCAGTACCTCTATTCGGTAAGTTGAGCACCACGCTTTTTTGTGCGGGTGCCAGCCTAAAACTTTTTGTTATGGACAACGCCGTTGCTACACCCGCACCCAACACCAATCCCCATTTTAATGAAGCCCAGTGGCTGCAAGTACTGTTTTTGCTGGCAGATACCCAATGCTGGCTGCAACAATCGCAGGAGCAGCTTATTTGGCAGCTGCCGGTAAAAAACCGTAAAAAGCTGTTGCGCAAAAACTGGTACCTGAGCGCCAAGGCGCTGGCGCATATTTTAGAGCGCCATTATTATAAGGTACCGCGCCACCCGCTGGCCAGTAAGTTTACCCTGTCCATACCGGCTATTGCCGCCGCTATAAGAGATGCGTACCAGCAACCACCCGCGCCGGTGCCGGATAGTGAATTGCTGCAGCGGGTATGGGATACCGGCGCGCCCGTTGGATATGATACCACCGGCCGCGTAGTTAATATACTCACCGTTATTACCGATGCCGCCGGGGAAATTATTACCGCCTTCCCGGGGATCATAGACCTGTGAGGTCTATACCACGCCAGGTGCAGACCTCACAGGTCTTTCCCTCCTTTCACCCCCAAAACAAAACATATGAAAACCCTTTCCACAACCGATCCTTTTCAAACAGAATGCTGGAGCCTTGAAAAAACCATCAATCCCTACCGGGTATTTGCCCGCTGCTTTACCGACGCAGGTGATCTGCATAAACTGCGCAAAATCCTGCTGCATGTGTTTCTTTTTATACATCCCTTCAGGCCGCAGCACAAAGAACGCTTTTATGATGTGCACCTGGCATTTATGGCCATTAACTCGGTTATTGAAGCGGCCCATTATCTCTGCAATACGGTTGAAAAGCAGGAGCCAACGGCGGCGCCTTCCATACCCAACAGCCTGCTTAAAAATGATGTACCCATGGAGGAGCGCAGCTTTACCGCTTATTTTATTTCGGTAGAAGAATACCTGGATCCATTTAAAGTATTCCAGGCTTTTTTTGAATACCAGCCGCGCGGAGATTGGAGGGCCAACCTGCACGAGATCCTGTATTATTGCACGACGGATGACTCCATCCAGGTTGAGATGGACCTGTTCTCCTTATGGCTCTACCTTACTAAACTGCTGGAAGCGGCATACATTATCACACAACGCTGAATCCTTTTTTTACCTAACTTTAAATACCCGGTCAACGCGTTGCCATTACCGGGCTATCTGTTTCAAAGGATATTCGTTATACAAAGAAGAGATGTTCCGTTTTAAAACGATTTAAACCCAAACCATGAACCCGATCCTTAAACCATTGCTCGCCACGCTTGCAGCGTTGTTTTGTACCCATGTGTTATTGGCCCAGCCCGATCCCAAGCTAAAGCAGGAATTGCTCCAGACCGGGTACATCCATCAAAGCCTGTTACCACTGGATCCATCAAAGGGCTTTGAAGCGATGGGTATCAAAAAGAAAGTGTTGCATACGGTGATGCTCTGCGATATGGAAGACATCGGCGTATGGACGCACAAGGGTATTGGCAGCATCCGCCAAACAGCGGAGCGGAGCAAATCCGGCAAATACAGCCTGCGGCTGGCCGCACCGGCAACCTCGCCCACGCTGCCGGATTGGGGCCTGGGAAGGGGCACCTGCCTGGCCTCCTTTAATGTGGGGGGCGCCAATTGGGAAAAATACAACCGGCTTAAATTTTATATCTATCCCGATTGCGAGGGCGCCCGGAGCATTTATTTGAATCTTTATGTAGAAAACGATGGGGTTACAAAGGTTCCGGACAAATACGGGCGGGAGGGCTATCATGAGATCAATCTGAAGAACGGTGAATGGAACGAATGCTTTGTAGAAATGACCGGACTGGCCCGGGATAAGGTGACCAAAATTTCCTTTGCTATTGAGACCTTTGGAAAGGAACTCACCATGGGCGATTCGCTGAAGTTTGATGTGGATGCGGTGGAACTGCAAACCGTAGATAACCCGGAAACCGTGCGCGGCTGGACCCCGGCCCGCGACCGGATCATTTTTTCTACCAGCGGCTACCGGGTGGGTAGCGAAAAATCGGCGATCATTAATGTAACGGGCAACCCGGCTGCCTTCCAGGTAAAAGATGCACAAACCGGTCGCGTGGTGTATACCGGTAAGGTCCGCGAGCAACAAACGAATATCGGTTCCTTCCGGACAGCCGATTTTTCGGATCTAAAAACAGAAGGGCAGTATATCATACAGGCGGGAACAGTGCAAACAATGCCATTTTACATTCATAAAGATGTATGGGATAACTCAGCCTGGCGCATGATTAACTTCCTGTATGCCGAACGCTGCGGTTACCCGGTGCCCGGCAAACATGGGGCTTGTCATACGGATCTGCATGCGGATTTTGAGGGGAAGACAATTCCCATAAACGGCGGCTGGCACGATGCGGCCGATATGTCGCAGCAAACCCTGCAAACGGGGGAGATCTCTTTATCATTATTTGAAATGGCCGCGCGTGCAAAGGAAAAGAACAACTTACAACTGTATAACCGGCTGATGGAAGAAGCCCTTTGGGGAATGGATTTTGTGATGCGCTCCCGCCTGGGCAATGGCTATCGCGCGCAGACCTGGGGCACCAACCTGTGGACTGACCGCGCGATCGGCACCATTGATGATTCTGCACGTCGCTCGGTGCTGGTGTTTAACGGTGCCTTGGAAAACTTCCTGCTTGCCGGTATTGAGGCCTATGCTTCGCAGATGATCAACAATGATGACGCCCTAAAACAGAACCTCCGGAAGATCGCCATTGAAGATTTTGGATTTGCCCTCGACCGGTTTGAAAAACTGGGTTATGCGGAGCTGAATAAAAAGGGCGGTGGTCATGCGGGGATGGCTTCGCAAAGTCAGTATATGGCCAATATCTCCTGGGCCGCGAGTATGCTGTATCAACTTACCGGTGAAAAGAAATATGCTGACGAAGCAGTGAAGGCCATTCAATACACTTTGCAATGTCAACGCACGGAGCCCATAAAGGATAAAGATGGCTTGAGCGGTTTCTTTTACCGCGACCTGGACAAACGTTCCATTGTGCATTATACGCATCAGTCGCGGGACTATGCCTATATGGAAGCCCTGGCGGCACTCTGCGAAACCCAGCCCAAGCATGCAGATTACGGGAAGTGGATCCGTTCAATGACCCTGTATGGAACTTATCTGAAAAAGATCATGCAATATGTACAGCCCTATGGCATGGTGCCCAGCGGCGTGTATCACCGGGATGAGGTAAAAGATTCGGCGAATTTCTATGCCGTGCAGGTCGGAATCCGGAGCGGTGCCGGTGCGGATTATAAAGAGCAATATGAGAATGGTATCAGGCTGGATGAGGAGCACCGGCTGCGTATTTTCCCGGTTTGGTTCTCGTTTAAGGGCAATGGCGCTGTAAGTCTTTCAACAGGAAAAGCCGCTGCTATTTGCGGGCGGATCTTAAAAGATAAAACATTGATGGATATTGCCGAGCAGCAACTGTTCTGGATCGTGGGTAAAAATCCTTTCGGGCAATCATTGATCTATGGAGAAGGCAGTAACTATCCGCAGTTATATACCGCCCTGCCGGGAGAAACGGTAGGTAGCATACCCGTTGGTATGCAATCTTATTTTAATGAAGACCGGCCCTACTGGACGCAATTTAACACGGCTACTTATAAGGAGGTTTGGGGGGCGCCCGCGGCAAGGTGGTTGATGCTGGTGGCGGAGTTTTAGGTTAAAAAGGAAAAAAGAGGCACACGTGTTTTGGTCCTAAGGAGACGCGTTAAAATCCACCAGTTTAACATGGGCGTTAAGCTAATTTTAAGCATTAAAGCGTAAAAGCAGCAGCGCAACGTTGCACTTATTAGCAATGAACACAAGAAGGAATGGAGGTGCAGCGCACCGGTAATATGAACCGTTGCCCAAAGATTCCCGCCGCGCTGCGGCTAAAAGCAAGTCCATGGGACTCTTGTTACATTGATTTGCGGCGCGCTGCGCCTGCTTTCTATCAAAGATCCGATTTCTCAGCCCAAGGCCTCTTCGTGCTACATTTTATGGCAGTTGACCTGTTGTTAACTTGAGGCATATAGATAGTTGCGGAACCGCGGTGTTGAACATTTATCCTATTTTGCAACAGCAAACTATTTTTCTCCTTTATGCAGATCATCCTATCCGGAGTAACCATTGATATGGAATTGCACGCCATTCATATCCACAATGATAAAGCGCTGTGGCAGTTCCTGGACAAAGGACCAGAGCAACATACGGAACAGTTGGTAGCCGGGATCTTACAGGCCTATGAAGCACAATACCGTTGCAAACTGGAAATTGCGCCGGATTCCCTGGTTGTGGAGATCTGGGGGCATGTATACGTAGACCAGTTTGCGGATTTTATTGCGCGGCTCACTGATCTGAAGCTGGTAAAAAAGCTCCTGCATCCCGTTCAAAAATATTGCGCGGTGATCGATTGCGGGGAAAAGGAACATGATACAAACCGCTGGTTCTGGGACCTGCTGGCGCCGCTTAAAGCAACCATTGGCGGGTGGCTGCCGGGAAGTGAAGAGACCTGTTAGGTCTGCCCGCGGTGAGCAAAGACCTAACAGGTCTTGATGGATTACTCCAGCACTTTTATCTCCGTACGCCGGTTCAATTGATGTTGCTCCTCGCTGCAAGGCACATCGTTGCCGCAGTCGTTCAGTAACCGGCTTTCTCCATAACCCTTTGCCTTCAGGCGGTCTGCCGCAATACCCCTGCTTACCAGGTAGCGCACGGCTGATTCTGCGCGCTTGCGGGATAAGGTCATATTAAACGCATCACCACCGCGGCTATCGGTGTGGGATGATAACTCTATTTTAACCGCGGGATTTTCCTTCAGGGTGGTTACCAGGTTATCAAGTACGGCGGCGGCATCCGGACGAATGTCCCATTTATTATAATCGTAATAAATATCTTTTAAAACAATGGATGCGTCTTTCTTCAGCTCCATCACTTCCAGCGCCAGGTTTACATAAATCACTTCGCTACGGTTCAATCCTTTTGTGGTAACTTTTTCCCGGTTGGAGAAATAGCCCTTGTTCTGTGCGATGACGTTGTAATCCGTTTGCTGATCCAGCTGGTAATAGAACCGGCCAACGGAATCGGAGGTTTTCTGCTCCGCGCTGCCGCGGGTCACATTGGTGAGAGAGGTCTGGATAAACGGAAGTGGGCCCATGTCCGCCTTGTTGATGGTTTTCCCTGCCAGGGTAAACCGGATATCATTATGGATCAGCTCCCGGTAAATGGTTGCTGCCGGCGCGGAAAAATCAGCAATAGCAACGGCCGCTTCCGTGGTTTTAATACCATTCTTGATCCCGGTGATTTTATAATTCCCGGTTGCCAGCGCCTTTTGTAAGGGGATACTGCCATCTTCCCGGGTCATGGTTTCTATAACAGATTCGTCGCCTTCTTTTTCAATCCGGATATTCACACCATCCAGCGGTTTTCCGGTGGGTTTGTCGATCACCTTTACCGCCAGGTTTTTATCGGCGGGTGGTTGCGCCGGTACCACTACCGGTGGATCATTGACCGGCACCGGCCGTTTTTTGCCCAGCCAGATCTTCAGGCCCAGGCTGGCACTTAAAAAGCCGAGGTTCTTTTTTTCGGTATAGGGCCGGGTAAACGTGTATTTATCGGAATAACGCATATCCCGTTCGGAGGCGGCATCTGTTTTATAGAGATTGATGCTGCCGCTTACGGTACCGTTGGATGCTGCCTGCCCCTTCATTTCAGGGGAAGGAATGTACCAATAGTCAACACCGGCTGACAACGAAACCTTGGGGGAAAAGAAAAACTCCAGGCTGGCTCCCCCGCGGGCAAGGAACTGCATTTTGTTTTTTTCTTTAATATCTGCCGGACTGGCGGCACCGCTGGCTTTATAAGCATCATAAAAAGCGCTGCTCATGCCATATTTTTCATAATTGCCCTCCACATTTGCGGTGGCCGTACCTACTGTTGGGCTTCCGATAGCCACCTCGTTAACAGGAGCACTGGAGACCAGGGTATTGTTATAACTATAGGTATACCGATCCGGAGACGCCCCATTTCCTTTCAGGTAATAATAACCAAAGCGATTCATGGAAATACCTCCCTGGGCGTAAACCGAGCCCTGCAGCTTTTGTCGCCCAAACCAGAGGCGGGGGCCGGTTAGTAGATAGTATCCCTTAAAATCTTTAACGGCGCTTACCTGCTGGGTACTTTCGGGAAATGTAAAATAATCGTTTTTTGCCTGACCAGAGTCCAGCGCATTTTTAAACTGCCCGGAATTACCCATTCCCCGCAGTACCTCTTCAGCAGTGGCGGTAAAACGGTGCATTTCCGGATGATTTCTTTTGATTTGGAGCATGCCAACCGCCAGCTCCCATCCAAAAGCGTTCTTCCGCCAGCCACCGTTCACTTCTGCAAACATTCCATTGCCCAGGTGATAAAGCGGGTTATCCCAAAGGGATTTGTTTTTTAAGAGGTAGCCGCCGCGCAGCCCGGTATAAAATCCCGTTTGGTACAAAGGATATCCCGGATCATCGGTGCTGGCAGTGCTGGTAACAACATCATCTTGTGCCATAACTACCTGCATGGTGGCCAGCAGGCAGACAAAGGAAAGCAGTAACAATCTTTTTTTCATGGTCGTTTTGAATAAAATAAAAATGGTTATAGTAGCCAGATTTGCGGTAAATATAGATGAAAAGCCGCATGTATAAAAACCTGGGTCCAATATGTAGCGCTACAGCCTCCCTCATTTTGGCGATAGTATCACCGGGGCGGAAGGGGTAGCTTTACCTATTCATGATTAAACAACAGGCATATGAAAACAAAATGGGTGTGGATCCTGCTCCTGCTGGCAGCCTATAAAAGCGGCTCCGCCCAATGCGGGTATTATTTTTTTCAGAAAAACAAAACCATCACCATCGGGATCTTTAATAAAAAAGGGAGCTCCGACGGCAAAGTAGTATATAAAACCACGGAGATAACGGCCAGCGGAGGCAATAGCACCGCGGCATTGCGATCGGAGGTGTTTGACCGTAAAGACAAATCCCTGGCGGTATCTTCCGGTACTGTTCAATGCAAGGGCGGTGTGCTGCTGATGGATATGAAAATGATGCTGGCGCCGCAACAAAGCGGACAATTGCAATCGACGGAAGCCAGTGCCAAAGGCATGTACCTGGAGTATCCTTCCTCTCTCAGTGTTGGACAGGACCTGGAAGACGGCAGTTTTGAAATGGATATGAAGATGGCAACGGGTATCCCGGCTTCTGTATCCCTGGATATAACGAACCGCAACGTGGAAGCAAAGGAAAAGGTGAGTACCCCGGCCGGCAGCTGGGATGCCTATAAGATTACTTACCAGTCAAAAATGCTGATCAACATGGGCTTTGGAGTGCCCTTTAAAATGGAAACAACGGAATGGTTTGTACCGGGATTTGGCGTGGTGCGCTCCGAATCGAAATACGGAAAAACCGAATTGATTTCCATTGATTAGCTAACCTTCCGGACATTTTTTGCCCGCAGATCGCGCAGATGAAACGCAGCGGCAGAAATTGCCAGCGGAAAGATCCGCGGAAATCTGCGGGAAAATGGCGACCGGAAAGTTCCTCTTAAGATTGAAACAACGGAATGGTTTGTACCGGGATTTGGCGTGGTGCGTTCCGAATCGAAATACGGAAAAACCGAATTGATTTCCATTGAATAGCTAACCTTCCGGACGTTTTTTGCCCGCAGATCGCGCAGATGAAACGCAGCGGCAGAAATTGTCAGCGGAAAGATCCGCGGAAATCTGCGGGAAAGTGGCGACCGGAAAGTTCCCCTTAAGATTGAAACAACGGAATGGTTTGTACCGGGATTTGGCGTGGTGCGCTCTGAATTGAAGTATAGAAAAACCGAATTAATTTCCATTGAATAGCTAACCTTCCGGACGTTTTTGCCCGCAGATCGCGCAGATGAAACGCAGCGGCAGAAATTGTCAGCGGAAAGATCCGCGGAAATCTGCGGGAAAGTGGCGACCGGGAAGTCCCCTTAAGATTGAAACAACGGAATGGTTTGTGCTGGGCCTCAGTGTGATGCGCACGGAATCGAAATACTGGAAAACGGAATTGATTTCGATAGAGTAAGCTGTTTGTATTTTTTTTCCGCAGATAGCGCAGATGAGGCGTCGATGGGAAAGCAATCAGCGAAGATCAGCGGAAAAAATCCACGAAAATCTGCGGGGAAGTGGCCATTAAATAGCTAAGCCTCTTTACGCCTTTCTTTTACCTGCAGATGAAACGCAGAGGCGGAAGTCATCAGCGAAGATCAGCGGAAAAATCTACGGGATCAGCGGGAAACCTGCCGGAAACCCTTAAGATCATTTACCCTGCCTATTATTGTTCCCTTATCGCGTTTTAGATTCTATACATTACCTTAGCGGAATGGAGAAAAAGTTATTTCTGTTAGACGCGTACGCGCTCGTTTTTCGCGCCTATTATGCACTTATCCGCAGTCCCCGCATCACCAGTAAAAATAAAAATACCAATGCCCAGTTCGGGTTTACCAACACCCTGGTAGAGCTGATCAATAAACAAAAGCCCTCCCATATGGCCGTTTGTTTTGATACACACGCCCTTACGGAGCGCCATACGGATTATGCCGATTATAAGGCCAACCGCCAGGAAACACCGGAAGATATCATGATCGCCGTACCGGATATTAAACGTATCATTAAAGGATTTAATATACCGGTGATCGAGTCAGACGGTTACGAAGCGGACGATATCATCGGAACCCTGAGTAAAAAAGCGGCAGCAGCGGGGTACGATGTATTTATGGTAACACCGGATAAGGATTATGGACAGCTGGTTACTGATAAAATAAAGATCTACAAACCCGGTTATCAGGGTGGTGATGTGGAAATTATGGGGCCCGAGGAGGTTTGCGCCAAATGGAATATAAAAGACGTATCGCAGGTGATTGACGTACTGGGACTGATGGGCGATGCCGTTGACAATATCCCCGGGATCGCCGGTGTGGGAGAAAAAACAGCGGCCAAGCTACTGGCGGAATATGAAACCCTGGAAAATGTGGTCGCTAATGCGGACAATATAAAAGGCGCCCTTGGCCGGAAGGTACAGGAGGGTAAGGATCTGGCCATTCTTTCCAAAAAACTGGCTACCATTATTACGGATGTGCCGGTTGAATTTCATGAAGAGGATTTTCAAATCAAGGATTGGAATAAAGACGAATTAAAAGAGGTCTTTGGCGAGCTCGAATTCCGGACACTGGCCAAGCGCCTGCTGGGAGATGAAGCCGGCGAACTGGCTGCCCCGGCAGCAAAAACGCCGGCCAGCAAGGGATTGCAGATAGACTTGTTTGGAAATGTAATCGGCGGAGCGGAAGCAGCGGAGCCGCTGCCTGCGGAAACGGAAGCCGCTTCTGAAGGCTTTACAACCTTAAAAACTATTAAAGATACGCAACCGGTTTATGAAGCCGTAACCGGGGAAGCAGCGATCGCTGAACTGGTAAAAGAATTGCTGCCGGTAACGGAAATCTGTTTTGATACGGAAACCACCAATATCGATGCGAATCTTGCAGAATTGGTGGGCATGAGCTTTTCCATTAAGGCAGGAACCGGGTATTATATTCCCTGCCCGGCCGAACAGGAGGAAACAAAAAAGATACTGGCGTTGCTGGCGCCTTTATTTGAAGATGAAAGCAAGCTTTGGATCGGCCAGAATTTAAAATACGACCTGCTGGTATTAAAATGGTATGGTGTGGAGCCCAAAGGGAAGATCTTTGATACCATGCTGGCCCATTACGTGATTGAACCGGATGGTAAACGGAGTATGGACCAGCTGAGCGCCAAATATCTGGGCTATGAACCCATACATATTGAAGAACTGATCGGCAAAAAAGGGAAGACCCAGGGCACGATGCGGGATGTGGAAATTGAAAAAATAAAAGACTATGCAGCCGAAGATGCCGATATTACCCTGCAGTTGAAAGAAGTGTTTGAACCCCTGTTGGAGCAACGGCAGGTGCGGCAGGTGTTTGAAGAAGTGGAAAACCCGCTGGTACAGGTGCTGACCAATATGGAATTTGAAGGGATCCGCATTGATGAAGAGTTTTTAAAGAACTATTCAAAGGAACTGGAAAAGGATGCTGCCGAAGCAGAAAAAAAAGTATTTGAGATCGCGGGGGTAAAATTTAACCTGGCATCGCCGAAACAACTGGGAGAGGTGCTGTTTGAACGGCTGCAGCTGGACAGCTCGGCCCGAAAGACAAAAACCGGCCAGTACCAGACCGGAGAGGATGTGTTGTTGAAGCTGGCAGCAAAGGGGCATGCCATCGCTGATCAGATCATTACCTTCCGGGAGCTGACCAAACTGCGCTCTACCTACGTGGATGCCCTTCCGCAGCTGATCAACCCCAAAACAGGGCGGGTGCATACCACCTATGGGCAGGCCGTAGCGGTTACCGGCCGGCTGGCCAGCAATAATCCCAATCTTCAGAATATACCCGTACGTACCGAACGGGGTAAAGAGATCCGGAAGGCATTTATTCCGCGTGATGAACGGCATGTATTGTTGTCGGCCGACTACTCGCAGATTGAGCTCCGGATCGTAGCGGCCATGAGCGGTGATCCCAATATGGTCAATGCCTTCAAACAAGGCACTGATATTCATACTGCAACTGCTTCCAAAGTGTTTAATGTGGAGATGGAAGCGGTGACCCGGGAAATGCGCTATAAATCAAAGAGCGTAAACTTCGGAATCATTTATGGTCAGGGCGCTTTCGGCCTGGCGGATAACCTGGGCATTTCCCGTACCGAGGCCAAGGGCATCATCGATAGCTATAAAAAAGAGTTCTCCGGCATCCAGCGGTATATGGACGATACCATCAATTTTGCCCGGGAACACGGCTATGTACAAACCCTGATGGGACGCAAGCGCTGGCTAAAGGATATCAACTCAAGCAATTTTACCGTAAGAGGCTTTGCCGAACGCAACGCCATTAACTCTCCCATCCAGGGAACCGCCGCCGATATGATCAAGCTGGCGATGCAAAAAGTGTATACCGCCATGAAACAAGAAGGCTTCAAAAGCCGGATGATCCTGCAGGTGCATGATGAGTTGATTTTTGATGCGTTAAAAGAGGAAGTACATGAACTAAAACCATTGATCATTGAAAATATGCAGATCGCATTGCCGCTTCCTTTTGATGTACCGGTGATTGCGGAATGCGGAGAGGGTAACAACTGGCTGGAAGCACATTGATCTGCCGAATCATGGCTTCCGGCTGACTTAAAAAGACTGCAAGGGAAGATAATCGGCATATGGGAATACTTTCCCGTTTATTGGCAAAATTGACTATTTTTAAAGTTTAAACTACGTCTTATGACCACCATTTTGAGCAGAACCGCGCTAATTGCTTTTGTATGTTCCCTGGTACTGGTTGCCTGCCGGAAAAATGATAAGCCAACTCCACCGGAAAATAAAGTGCCCAGTGTAAATGATTCCATGTACTTTCTTTTTAAGGACCAGTACCTCTGGAATGATGTGATCCCCGATTCGGCAACGTTTAAGCCTAACAGCTATGCCAAAACGGAAGACATGTTCAATGCGCTGATCAGCTTTAAAAAACAAAACGGAAAGAACCTGGATAAGTACAGTTTCCTGGATGATGGCACCGTTGCCGGCGAGATCGGTGGCGTATCGGGTGGTTTTGGAATGGATGTAAACTACAATGCGCTGAATGATCTGCGTGTGATTTCTGTTTATCCCGGCTCTCCGGCCTATTTGCAGGGCATCCGCCGCACCTGGAGGATTACGGCTATTAACGGGAACGCCAATATCAGTTATGATGGCAGCGGACCTAATGTAACCCGGGTTATCAATGGTATCTATTATAGCAACAGCAGTTCCCTGACACTGCAAAAGCCGGATGGCAACTCTGTGACAGTTACAGTAAACGCCGCTGATTTTAATATCAATCCCGTTTTGTACAGCAATATCCTGAACCTGTCCGGAAGAAAAGTAGGATACATTGTGTTTAACCAGTTTATCCGGTTAAATAAAGCGCAGCCCTATGTGGACCCGGTATTCGATAATTTTATCAGCAAT
The sequence above is a segment of the Niabella agricola genome. Coding sequences within it:
- a CDS encoding helix-turn-helix domain-containing protein encodes the protein MSLFKTFFPLPFVIMSQYRNDELLTGIAIVAKQLREKLGLSQEEVVNDIKIKTDISIHIGRIETAVGNISISNLSLLCEYYNIPLSKFMAKVEESVKKTKR
- a CDS encoding glycoside hydrolase family 9 protein → MNPILKPLLATLAALFCTHVLLAQPDPKLKQELLQTGYIHQSLLPLDPSKGFEAMGIKKKVLHTVMLCDMEDIGVWTHKGIGSIRQTAERSKSGKYSLRLAAPATSPTLPDWGLGRGTCLASFNVGGANWEKYNRLKFYIYPDCEGARSIYLNLYVENDGVTKVPDKYGREGYHEINLKNGEWNECFVEMTGLARDKVTKISFAIETFGKELTMGDSLKFDVDAVELQTVDNPETVRGWTPARDRIIFSTSGYRVGSEKSAIINVTGNPAAFQVKDAQTGRVVYTGKVREQQTNIGSFRTADFSDLKTEGQYIIQAGTVQTMPFYIHKDVWDNSAWRMINFLYAERCGYPVPGKHGACHTDLHADFEGKTIPINGGWHDAADMSQQTLQTGEISLSLFEMAARAKEKNNLQLYNRLMEEALWGMDFVMRSRLGNGYRAQTWGTNLWTDRAIGTIDDSARRSVLVFNGALENFLLAGIEAYASQMINNDDALKQNLRKIAIEDFGFALDRFEKLGYAELNKKGGGHAGMASQSQYMANISWAASMLYQLTGEKKYADEAVKAIQYTLQCQRTEPIKDKDGLSGFFYRDLDKRSIVHYTHQSRDYAYMEALAALCETQPKHADYGKWIRSMTLYGTYLKKIMQYVQPYGMVPSGVYHRDEVKDSANFYAVQVGIRSGAGADYKEQYENGIRLDEEHRLRIFPVWFSFKGNGAVSLSTGKAAAICGRILKDKTLMDIAEQQLFWIVGKNPFGQSLIYGEGSNYPQLYTALPGETVGSIPVGMQSYFNEDRPYWTQFNTATYKEVWGAPAARWLMLVAEF
- a CDS encoding ATP-dependent nuclease codes for the protein MTLITRISIQNFKCYRRRQMFNLGQSNFFIGANNAGKSAVLKAMHCFFDDNQYSPEYINQTELRSKGTGFNKTVIGITFDLNIITTKSLQAKLKKLYGDSLTLNKNFTYRENTNTTIIDYTLGKTTIQFDSLPPEVLEFLSKISVSYIHPQEAKELLEKAQEKLKRRLLSNWGRNAALADILGQLQKQWTDLRKRANSYLSNGLTQSLQNIWPGCSTKVDLPEKIEDVIGISEIIFKASSELPDVSLTSQGTGAQSTILYQTHFLLDSDKTLHRGFYYPIWLVEEPESFLHADIIFKLGYLLCSDLWLDSIQMLVSTHSPLLLATSKQNAERIMWFTIDSHSPIESKLVSNWTNDEVKEIGLLMGDPNFDIYFRTSEAQRLLIIEDSKEITEQKLIESGIDITQRLSGVTELKRYFDVLRAVDVSMGRSIFFLVDNDDGGKEFRSSLEVGEEVKKTASGFIKYKFENNVYLILFPEGYAMEELFKEHDSIVESCANQVFNATHTRAMSDGAVPAKLSRTHAHIRSKTARGLDDAKKMIRNTQDVKDIFWNQVEERGLQIDQTLAKEIKSLIN
- a CDS encoding OmpA family protein — encoded protein: MKKRLLLLSFVCLLATMQVVMAQDDVVTSTASTDDPGYPLYQTGFYTGLRGGYLLKNKSLWDNPLYHLGNGMFAEVNGGWRKNAFGWELAVGMLQIKRNHPEMHRFTATAEEVLRGMGNSGQFKNALDSGQAKNDYFTFPESTQQVSAVKDFKGYYLLTGPRLWFGRQKLQGSVYAQGGISMNRFGYYYLKGNGASPDRYTYSYNNTLVSSAPVNEVAIGSPTVGTATANVEGNYEKYGMSSAFYDAYKASGAASPADIKEKNKMQFLARGGASLEFFFSPKVSLSAGVDYWYIPSPEMKGQAASNGTVSGSINLYKTDAASERDMRYSDKYTFTRPYTEKKNLGFLSASLGLKIWLGKKRPVPVNDPPVVVPAQPPADKNLAVKVIDKPTGKPLDGVNIRIEKEGDESVIETMTREDGSIPLQKALATGNYKITGIKNGIKTTEAAVAIADFSAPAATIYRELIHNDIRFTLAGKTINKADMGPLPFIQTSLTNVTRGSAEQKTSDSVGRFYYQLDQQTDYNVIAQNKGYFSNREKVTTKGLNRSEVIYVNLALEVMELKKDASIVLKDIYYDYNKWDIRPDAAAVLDNLVTTLKENPAVKIELSSHTDSRGGDAFNMTLSRKRAESAVRYLVSRGIAADRLKAKGYGESRLLNDCGNDVPCSEEQHQLNRRTEIKVLE